From Phragmites australis chromosome 5, lpPhrAust1.1, whole genome shotgun sequence, a single genomic window includes:
- the LOC133919598 gene encoding protein Brevis radix-like 2 isoform X1: MLACIACSTKDGGEDGSRAAAAATPHGGKSLTSQLKDMMLKFSGSGSQYKAAGSPSFRSNRFHRSSRLAAYPGIIDDSGFTSDGAAEAYTKYMRTTTSAVAARTAPSTWDLGQMAKINGGAQQHVRSPSASWIHSIGEEDDDDDEVVVLEEDRVPREWTAQVEPGVQITFVSIPGGAGNDLKRIRFNREMFNKWEAQRWWGENYDRVVELYNVQTFSRQQGFSTPSSSVDDATQRDSLYSLADSTRESPVILPPTAVGREQPIARATSCRAMAAAASTGRATCNPSTAVPDPSDHVWAHHFNLLNSAPAPAPPPFDASRATASSRDEASVSVSNASDLEATEWVEQDEPGVCITIREFGDGTRELRRVRFRHAKSIDTRHLI; encoded by the exons ATGCTGGCATGCATCGCGTGCTCGACCAAGGACGGCGGGGAGGACGGCtcccgtgccgccgccgccgccacgccccACGGCGGCAAGTCTCTCACCTCTCAG CTGAAGGACATGATGCTCAAATTTTCCGGCTCCGGCAGTCAGTACAAGGCCGCCGGGAGCCCGTCGTTCAGGAGCAACCGCTTCCACCGCTCCAGCCGCCTCGCCGCGTACCCGGGCATCATCGATGACTCGGGCTTCACGTCGGACGGGGCCGCCGAGGCATACACTAAATACATGAGGACGACGACGAGCGCAGTGGCCGCAAGAACCGCCCCGTCGACGTGGGACCTGGGTCAAATGGCCAAGATCAACGGTGGCGCGCAGCAGCACGTCAGGAGCCCTAGCGCGAGCTGGATACACAGCATcggggaggaagacgacgacgacgacgaggtcgTCGTCCTGGAGGAGGATCGCGTGCCGCGGGAGTGGACGGCGCAGGTGGAGCCCGGCGTGCAGATCACCTTCGTCTCCATCCCGGGCGGCGCCGGTAACGACCTCAAGCGCATCCGCTTCAA CCGTGAGATGTTCAACAAGTGGGAGGCGCAGCGGTGGTGGGGGGAGAACTACGACCGCGTCGTGGAGCTGTACAACGTGCAGACGTTCAGCCGGCAGCAGGGCTTCTCGACCCCGTCGTCCTCCGTCGACGACGCCACGCAG AGAGATTCGCTCTACTCCCTTGCCGACTCGACGAGGGAGAGCCCGGTGATACTGCCGCCGACAGCGGTTGGCAGAGAGCAACCGATCGCCCGTGCCACTTCGTGTAGGGCCATGGCCGCGGCGGCGTCCACGGGCCGAGCGACGTGCAACCCGTCCACGGCCGTGCCGGACCCTTCGGACCACGTGTGGGCGCACCACTTCAACCTGCTCAACTCCGCGCCCGCCCCGGCCCCGCCACCCTTCGACGCGTCGCGCGCCACCGCGTCGTCCCGGGACGAGGCCTCCGTGTCCGTCAGCAACGCGAGCGACCTGGAGGCCACGGAGTGGGTGGAGCAGGACGAGCCCGGCGTGTGCATCACCATCCGCGAGTTCGGGGACGGCACCCGCGAGCTCCGCCGCGTCCGGTTCAGGCACGCCAAATCTATCGATACTCGACACCTTATCTGA
- the LOC133919598 gene encoding protein Brevis radix-like 2 isoform X2: protein MLACIACSTKDGGEDGSRAAAAATPHGGKSLTSQLKDMMLKFSGSGSQYKAAGSPSFRSNRFHRSSRLAAYPGIIDDSGFTSDGAAEAYTKYMRTTTSAVAARTAPSTWDLGQMAKINGGAQQHVRSPSASWIHSIGEEDDDDDEVVVLEEDRVPREWTAQVEPGVQITFVSIPGGAGNDLKRIRFNREMFNKWEAQRWWGENYDRVVELYNVQTFSRQQGFSTPSSSVDDATQRDSLYSLADSTRESPVILPPTAVGREQPIARATSCRAMAAAASTGRATCNPSTAVPDPSDHVWAHHFNLLNSAPAPAPPPFDASRATASSRDEASVSVSNASDLEATEWVEQDEPGVCITIREFGDGTRELRRVRFSREKFGEDRAKVWWEQNRDRIHAQYL from the exons ATGCTGGCATGCATCGCGTGCTCGACCAAGGACGGCGGGGAGGACGGCtcccgtgccgccgccgccgccacgccccACGGCGGCAAGTCTCTCACCTCTCAG CTGAAGGACATGATGCTCAAATTTTCCGGCTCCGGCAGTCAGTACAAGGCCGCCGGGAGCCCGTCGTTCAGGAGCAACCGCTTCCACCGCTCCAGCCGCCTCGCCGCGTACCCGGGCATCATCGATGACTCGGGCTTCACGTCGGACGGGGCCGCCGAGGCATACACTAAATACATGAGGACGACGACGAGCGCAGTGGCCGCAAGAACCGCCCCGTCGACGTGGGACCTGGGTCAAATGGCCAAGATCAACGGTGGCGCGCAGCAGCACGTCAGGAGCCCTAGCGCGAGCTGGATACACAGCATcggggaggaagacgacgacgacgacgaggtcgTCGTCCTGGAGGAGGATCGCGTGCCGCGGGAGTGGACGGCGCAGGTGGAGCCCGGCGTGCAGATCACCTTCGTCTCCATCCCGGGCGGCGCCGGTAACGACCTCAAGCGCATCCGCTTCAA CCGTGAGATGTTCAACAAGTGGGAGGCGCAGCGGTGGTGGGGGGAGAACTACGACCGCGTCGTGGAGCTGTACAACGTGCAGACGTTCAGCCGGCAGCAGGGCTTCTCGACCCCGTCGTCCTCCGTCGACGACGCCACGCAG AGAGATTCGCTCTACTCCCTTGCCGACTCGACGAGGGAGAGCCCGGTGATACTGCCGCCGACAGCGGTTGGCAGAGAGCAACCGATCGCCCGTGCCACTTCGTGTAGGGCCATGGCCGCGGCGGCGTCCACGGGCCGAGCGACGTGCAACCCGTCCACGGCCGTGCCGGACCCTTCGGACCACGTGTGGGCGCACCACTTCAACCTGCTCAACTCCGCGCCCGCCCCGGCCCCGCCACCCTTCGACGCGTCGCGCGCCACCGCGTCGTCCCGGGACGAGGCCTCCGTGTCCGTCAGCAACGCGAGCGACCTGGAGGCCACGGAGTGGGTGGAGCAGGACGAGCCCGGCGTGTGCATCACCATCCGCGAGTTCGGGGACGGCACCCGCGAGCTCCGCCGCGTCCGGTTCAG CCGGGAGAAGTTCGGCGAGGACAGGGCGAAGGTGTGGTGGGAGCAGAACAGAGACCGAATACACGCGCAGTATCTGTAG
- the LOC133919596 gene encoding cyclin-dependent kinase F-4: protein MDRFKLIKEVGDGTFGSVWRAINKQNAEVVAVKKMKKKYYSFEECMSLREVKSLRRMNHPNIVKLKEVIRENDILYFIMEYMECNLYQLMKDRVRPFLESEVRNWCFQIFQALAYMHQRGYFHRDLKPENLLVSKDVIKLADFGLAREVSSVPPYTEYVSTRWYRAPEVLLQSSVYDSAVDMWAMGAIMAELLTLHPLFPGTSEADEILKICNVIGSPDEQSWPQGLSLAEAMKYQFPQIKGNQLSEVMTSASSEAIDLISSLCSWDPCKRPKATEVLQHTFFQGCTYVPPPVRSKAAGLPKTPPCVGAKGTSENNVARRYSTGTLSTMKSQSNTSVKSNGSSKTGVQRKLRMDRQASLKSTRPAENNKLTMNRVPARNSPGNPVLRHSSSLPETGRGAMHKVSTITEKLSHMSVTSRTRSTVKAPAPRMKAGHGKSDFLGKSDEIPPAKRLTRKLVS from the exons ATGGATAG ATTCAAGTTGATTAAGGAAGTAGGTGATGGGACTTTCGGGAGTGTATGGCGTGCTATAAATAAACAGAATGCTGAAGTT GTTGCGGTtaagaaaatgaagaaaaagtATTATTCTTTTGAGGAGTGTATGAGTCTGCGTGAAGTAAAG TCTTTGCGGCGCATGAATCATCCTAACATCGTGAAGCTCAAGGAGGTTATAAGGGAAAATGATATATTATACTTCATAATGGAATACATG GAGTGTAATCTCTACCAGCTTATGAAGGATAGAGTCAGGCCTTTCTTGGAGTCTGAAGTCCGCAACTGGTGCTTTCAGATTTTTCAGGCTCTTGCTTACATGCATCAGAGGGGCTACTTTCATCGTGACCTCAAACCTG AGAATTTGTTGGTTAGCAAAGATGTCATAAAGCTAGCAGACTTTGGTCTTGCAAGGGAAGTCTCATCAGTGCCACCATACACAGAATATGTCTCAACTCGCTG GTATCGAGCACCTGAAGTGTTGCTCCAGTCATCTGTTTATGATTCTGCAGTTG ATATGTGGGCAATGGGTGCCATAATGGCTGAGCTGTTGACACTTCATCCTCTTTTCCCTGGCACGAG TGAAGCGGATGAGATTCTCAAGATATGCAATGTTATCGGTAGTCCAGATGAGCAATCGTGGCCCCAAGGATTGTCTCTTGCAGAAGCAATGAAGTATCAGTTCCCACAG ATCAAAGGTAATCAACTGTCAGAGGTGATGACATCAGCTAGTAGCGAGGCGATCGACCTCATTTCT TCGTTATGCTCATGGGATCCTTGCAAGAGACCAAAGGCCACAGAAGTCCTCCAGCATACCTTCTTTCAG GGTTGtacatacgttccacctcctGTCCGGTCAAAAGCTGCAGGGCTTCCTAAAACGCCTCCATGTG TTGGAGCAAAAGGAACTTCAGAAAACAATGTTGCTCGAAGATACTCTACTGGAACTCTATCTACAATGAAATCCCAAAGCAACACCTCTGTAAAGTCAAATGGTTCATCTAAAACTG GTGTACAAAGAAAACTTCGCATGGATCGTCAGGCATCGCTGAAGAGTACAAGACCAGCTGAGAACAATAAACTAACTATGAACAGAGTACCAGCTCGGAATAGCCCAG GGAATCCTGTACTGAGGCATTCAAGCAGTTTGCCTGAAACTGGCCGGGGAGCAATGCACAAGGTTTCAACCATTACTGAGAAGCTTTCCCATATGTCTGTGACCTCGAGAACACGCAGTACTGTGAAGGCTCCTGCCCCGAGGATGAAGGCTGGGCATGGCAAGTCGGACTTCCTCGGGAAGTCTGACGAGATCCCTCCAGCAAAGAGGTTGACAAGAAAATTGGTCAGCTAA